Proteins from one Schistosoma mansoni, WGS project CABG00000000 data, supercontig 0255, strain Puerto Rico, whole genome shotgun sequence genomic window:
- a CDS encoding egg secreted protein ESP15-like → MHGIWCKVPVSVVIWIHSTLFQFTFKVFYELKQNNTFPLPGDGWTITCNETYCCENTDNGKLCCDGEYCSASISNHQDLTKRYQQNLLMSKKFKII, encoded by the exons ATGCATGGCATTTGGTGTAAAGTGCCTGTTTCTGTGGTAATATGGATTCATTCAACTCTTTTCCAGTTTACTTTTAAAGTCTTTTATGaactcaaacaaaacaatacattTCCATTACCAGGTGATGGTTGGA CAATCACATGCAACG AAACATATTGTTGTG AAAACACCGATAATG GGAAACTTTGTTGTG ATGGGGAGTATTGTTCTG CTTCAATAA GTAATCATCAAGATTTGACTAAACGTT ACCAACAGAACCTTTTGATGA GCAAGAAGTTTAAAA TAATATAA
- a CDS encoding egg secreted protein ESP15-like — protein MHGIWCKVPVSVVIWIHSTLFQFTFKVFYELKQNNTFPLPGDGWTITCNETYCCENTDNGKLCCDGEYCSASISKLDPPFSNCFQYVFVS, from the exons ATGCATGGCATTTGGTGTAAAGTGCCTGTTTCTGTGGTAATATGGATTCATTCAACTCTTTTCCAGTTTACTTTTAAAGTCTTTTATGaactcaaacaaaacaatacattTCCATTACCAGGTGATGGTTGGA CAATCACATGCAACG AAACATATTGTTGTG AAAACACCGATAATG GGAAACTTTGTTGTG ATGGGGAGTATTGTTCTG CTTCAATAAGTAAGCTCGATCCACCGTTTTCTAACTGTTTTCAGTATGTATTTGTCAGTTGA